From the genome of Methanobrevibacter smithii ATCC 35061, one region includes:
- a CDS encoding ISNCY-like element ISM1 family transposase produces MTKQNKSALNSNIDFIQLKLYDFFDEKIDQEKIISKRLNKTPNFENTNHKLFLDENNTFKYDNPICPVCGSHKIIKKGTIKKNKQNTNGKTTEFKEQQYQCKKCGKKFGIYNNPLIGENKQFLQEIMDKIPGIMKIGYQSLRKISKYFEIFLGIRISHQTIKNWSDKNHEESISNEKFEYSGYYLYDEQFLRLNGTRHYRLTLFDAILNIPVTERIVRRRIPKNTKKFILESTENKPFICLTTDLFPMYRNVADEIEVKHQLCIFHLFQTINHKLKVYCRRNKINGKQRDHIYENAQELKNCFRQNSKKEAIEQFKQYLQKYTAIPVVLKDFIRKHIINHFHRYVEYLDDENIEKTSNKVENYYRQTNPEKIKKIYKTKNGILTFLDYQMQNWTEKHIKIK; encoded by the coding sequence ATGACCAAACAAAACAAATCTGCCCTCAATAGTAATATAGACTTCATACAACTTAAACTTTATGATTTTTTTGATGAAAAAATTGATCAAGAAAAAATTATTTCAAAAAGATTGAATAAAACACCTAATTTTGAAAATACTAATCATAAACTATTTTTAGATGAAAATAATACTTTTAAATATGATAATCCCATTTGTCCAGTTTGTGGAAGCCACAAAATAATCAAAAAAGGCACAATAAAGAAAAACAAACAAAATACTAATGGAAAAACAACAGAATTCAAAGAACAGCAATATCAATGCAAAAAATGTGGAAAAAAATTCGGAATATACAATAATCCATTAATTGGTGAAAATAAACAATTTTTACAAGAAATAATGGATAAAATTCCAGGAATAATGAAAATAGGGTACCAATCACTTCGTAAAATAAGTAAATACTTTGAAATATTCCTTGGAATCAGAATATCTCATCAAACAATCAAGAACTGGTCTGACAAAAATCACGAAGAAAGCATCAGCAATGAAAAATTTGAATATTCTGGCTATTATTTATATGATGAGCAATTTTTAAGACTTAATGGAACTAGACACTACAGATTAACTTTATTTGATGCAATACTCAATATTCCAGTCACAGAACGAATAGTACGTCGCAGAATACCAAAAAACACGAAAAAATTTATCTTAGAATCAACAGAAAATAAACCATTCATTTGCCTAACAACCGATTTATTCCCAATGTATCGTAATGTAGCAGATGAAATAGAAGTAAAACATCAATTGTGCATATTTCATCTGTTTCAAACAATAAACCATAAATTAAAAGTATATTGTAGAAGAAACAAGATTAATGGAAAACAAAGAGACCATATTTACGAAAATGCACAAGAATTAAAAAACTGTTTCAGACAAAACTCAAAAAAAGAAGCAATAGAACAATTTAAACAATATTTACAAAAATATACGGCCATACCAGTTGTTTTAAAAGATTTCATAAGAAAACATATCATAAATCACTTCCACAGATACGTAGAATATCTTGATGATGAAAATATAGAAAAAACATCAAATAAAGTCGAAAATTACTACAGACAAACCAATCCTGAAAAAATAAAGAAAATATACAAAACCAAAAATGGAATCCTGACATTTTTAGACTATCAAATGCAAAATTGGACTGAAAAACACATTAAAATCAAATAA
- a CDS encoding UvrD-helicase domain-containing protein, whose translation MVVECPICSKVLNNEEICSYCGTNINEDIFTDFTSFQKLKNSFSGTFGKGLSKNDKKDLNEFLLNNESKIAGFISKYQSSFENLVLDISAIKKENKPIYEMICKLTDYFEEKKFNLPINQRKSCYTFKRIYDELDDIIPKKNNEYCIDTFNSIKFNLEKLNDFFSVSIPNERISKDKLSYKNQFKDSYDLIKPIKDYALNNSDVFNESQEEVISNFISNFDNFNQNVDDLNNNYDMDQKLNLIIKLSSEISRSNNLDELLKEKENHKELYNLAIEMLEDNESFYYLKNKIELNRNNLNNFKKAYKKLNSKIKLVQSENWIKDNFSRLESIKNYETKFPKEFIDNFKFKELCFNFKRLLVNVNCILDNGIDISNQYRNLLKDFIKYYTKFPYIVEESNCYFKINSKTANFNNIEHFKSEILHKFENNLSFKYDCIKNDYELLDNKLDDAIYVDDNWNNLVYFNSLKNSTSIKIDDKKSFEKKYADLNEKVINVREFITDDNKIDLDDFIFNFSHIAVYIDEINFHYKLNSYLIKINKIEQVCELDDFVNQQLKFKKAYIYSKDAIANFSKWLSKKNEEILIDFIDYYDSLDGKIQQIKRKQLKKWLNENKDDFVRFNALRESEITDHIDVELIKDDYRHLYEDCLDLDLDLLDICDWELVDEFRSNYEGIGAIVSYLNNRFDIKDFFGSVSGFVLGDSVGVLEKQKEDFKVFFDKCDSFVSRVSDDLLESEKVKINEFKDVYSSIDSKIYKLKVNSWLDSNRNNLIDFNNEISGEISNLVLDDDVEELKRKTEGFYNKIVEFQNYCPFLLQNGVVSSFVYNFENLEDIIADKNCKFKIKQILNEINARNFESNSSEYLEKQKDLFSNYCVISKRIIDSFDDKITDSQKNEFLNFIEEYDNLDNEICNLRIASFFNKHLKEINEFILFTKGTKKHEISDKNRDNCKKEVNYIYDILLKIRDVFNQNPNIKQYRKNLTLEFIEIYENFENIVQRINYQTWFSNNLNDINNFISIKSKTITSYISEEEKDTLKASEDCYNKLNEIVDFHNNVFPSNLDLDIICEFIEDYNNYDDIITKLNVEFFFKDNYEIILWGASLNKVNPFYFIKNEEKEKYKTGIQKIYSNLTKVNQYCVKKHIFSEDKFELMDGAIRNYDNIDDLVIKWNVSYYLNSVVKKFAKIGDYAPDNYFSHNWKQKLLLWHKNAISKVKKFKEDYAEYISSEDEKFFEKFYNKPETFETDTKQANERYINQELKDNSDLFDDLDGKSLDSQQREAIVVDEDAVKVIAGAGSGKTFTIQGKVKYLTEKRDVDPSEILAISFSNASVDDLKERIAEPIDIKTFHKVGKDILTQYNQYSRPDTSALKRIIKRYLTKKALKNEDISKKLIEFFSFYINVPPSEDDIKYEGDLLDWQEGVDFSTLKRRFKNKQRETLNNEIVRSYEELYIANFLFIYGIKYTYEKIYSYPNKNFEREFNKFESVKFYRLICFLIFYS comes from the coding sequence ATGGTTGTAGAGTGTCCAATATGTTCTAAAGTTTTAAATAATGAAGAAATTTGTTCATACTGTGGAACTAATATTAATGAGGATATTTTTACTGATTTTACATCATTTCAAAAACTTAAAAATTCATTTTCAGGAACTTTCGGTAAAGGGTTGTCTAAAAATGATAAAAAAGATTTAAATGAATTTTTATTAAATAATGAAAGTAAAATAGCTGGTTTTATAAGTAAATATCAGAGTTCTTTTGAAAATTTGGTTTTGGATATTTCAGCTATTAAAAAAGAAAATAAACCTATTTATGAAATGATTTGTAAATTAACTGATTATTTTGAAGAAAAAAAGTTTAATTTGCCCATCAATCAAAGAAAGTCTTGTTATACATTTAAAAGAATTTATGATGAATTAGATGATATTATCCCTAAAAAGAATAATGAATATTGTATTGATACATTTAACAGTATTAAATTTAATTTAGAAAAGTTAAATGATTTTTTTTCAGTTTCAATTCCTAATGAACGTATTTCTAAAGATAAATTATCTTATAAAAACCAGTTTAAAGATAGTTATGATTTAATTAAACCAATTAAAGATTATGCTTTAAATAATTCAGATGTTTTTAATGAGTCCCAAGAGGAAGTTATATCTAATTTTATTTCAAATTTCGATAACTTTAACCAGAATGTAGATGATTTAAACAATAATTATGATATGGACCAAAAGTTAAATTTAATAATAAAATTATCTTCTGAAATTTCAAGGTCCAATAATCTTGATGAGCTTCTAAAAGAAAAAGAAAATCATAAAGAGCTTTATAATTTAGCTATTGAAATGCTTGAAGATAATGAGTCATTTTATTATTTAAAAAATAAGATTGAACTTAACAGAAATAATTTAAACAATTTCAAAAAGGCTTATAAAAAATTAAACAGTAAAATAAAATTGGTTCAATCTGAAAATTGGATTAAAGATAATTTTAGCAGGTTGGAATCTATAAAAAATTATGAAACTAAATTTCCTAAAGAGTTTATAGATAATTTTAAATTTAAAGAATTATGCTTTAATTTTAAAAGGTTACTTGTTAATGTAAACTGTATTTTGGATAATGGTATTGATATTAGCAACCAATATAGAAATCTGTTAAAGGATTTTATAAAATATTATACGAAATTTCCATATATTGTTGAAGAATCTAATTGTTATTTTAAAATTAACAGTAAAACCGCTAATTTTAACAATATTGAACATTTCAAATCAGAAATTTTGCATAAATTTGAAAATAATTTATCATTTAAGTATGATTGTATAAAAAATGATTATGAATTATTGGATAATAAACTTGATGATGCCATATATGTTGATGATAATTGGAATAATTTAGTTTATTTTAATAGTTTAAAAAACTCTACCAGTATAAAAATAGACGATAAAAAGAGTTTTGAGAAAAAATATGCTGATTTGAATGAAAAAGTTATTAATGTTCGGGAGTTTATAACTGATGATAATAAAATAGATCTTGATGATTTTATTTTTAATTTTTCACATATTGCAGTGTATATTGATGAAATTAATTTTCATTATAAGTTAAATTCATATTTGATTAAAATTAATAAAATTGAGCAGGTTTGTGAGTTAGATGATTTTGTAAATCAGCAATTGAAATTTAAAAAAGCTTATATTTATTCAAAAGATGCAATTGCCAATTTTTCAAAATGGTTATCTAAAAAGAATGAAGAAATATTAATTGATTTTATAGATTATTATGATTCTTTAGATGGTAAAATTCAGCAGATTAAGAGGAAACAGCTTAAGAAGTGGTTGAATGAGAACAAAGATGATTTTGTTAGGTTTAATGCTTTAAGGGAGTCTGAGATTACTGATCATATTGATGTTGAGTTAATTAAGGATGATTATAGGCATTTGTATGAGGATTGTCTTGATTTGGATTTGGATTTGTTGGATATTTGTGATTGGGAGTTGGTTGATGAATTTAGGTCTAATTATGAGGGTATTGGGGCTATTGTTTCTTATTTGAATAATCGTTTTGATATTAAAGATTTTTTCGGTTCTGTTTCTGGTTTTGTTTTAGGTGATTCTGTTGGTGTTTTGGAAAAGCAGAAGGAAGATTTTAAAGTTTTCTTTGATAAATGCGATTCTTTTGTTTCACGTGTTAGTGATGATTTGTTAGAATCTGAAAAGGTTAAGATTAATGAGTTTAAGGATGTTTATTCTTCTATTGATAGTAAAATTTATAAACTTAAGGTTAATAGTTGGTTAGATTCTAATAGAAATAACTTAATTGATTTTAATAATGAAATATCTGGGGAAATTTCTAATCTTGTTTTGGATGATGATGTTGAGGAGTTAAAAAGGAAAACTGAGGGTTTTTATAATAAAATTGTTGAATTTCAAAATTATTGTCCTTTTTTACTTCAGAATGGGGTTGTGTCTTCTTTTGTTTATAATTTTGAAAATTTAGAGGATATAATTGCTGATAAGAATTGTAAATTTAAGATTAAACAAATTTTAAATGAAATAAATGCGAGGAATTTTGAAAGTAATTCTTCTGAGTATTTAGAAAAACAAAAAGATTTGTTTTCTAATTATTGTGTTATTTCTAAAAGGATTATTGATTCATTTGATGATAAAATTACTGATTCTCAAAAAAATGAATTTTTAAATTTCATTGAAGAATATGACAATTTAGATAATGAAATTTGTAATTTGAGAATAGCTTCTTTTTTTAATAAACATTTAAAAGAAATTAATGAATTTATTCTGTTTACAAAAGGAACTAAAAAACATGAAATTTCTGATAAGAACAGGGATAATTGTAAAAAAGAGGTTAATTATATTTATGATATTCTTTTAAAGATTAGGGATGTTTTTAATCAAAATCCAAATATTAAACAATATAGGAAAAATTTAACATTGGAATTCATTGAAATATATGAAAATTTCGAGAATATAGTTCAAAGAATTAATTATCAGACATGGTTTTCTAATAATTTAAATGATATTAATAATTTCATAAGTATAAAATCTAAAACTATTACTTCTTATATATCTGAGGAAGAAAAAGACACTTTAAAAGCATCTGAAGACTGTTATAATAAATTAAATGAAATAGTTGATTTTCATAATAATGTATTTCCATCAAATCTTGATTTAGATATTATCTGTGAATTTATTGAGGATTATAATAATTATGATGATATAATTACTAAATTGAATGTTGAGTTTTTCTTTAAAGATAATTATGAAATTATTTTATGGGGAGCATCTTTGAATAAGGTTAACCCATTTTATTTTATAAAAAATGAGGAAAAGGAAAAGTATAAAACAGGTATTCAGAAAATTTATTCTAATTTAACTAAAGTTAACCAGTACTGTGTTAAAAAACATATTTTCAGCGAGGATAAATTTGAGTTAATGGATGGTGCTATCAGAAACTATGATAATATTGATGATTTGGTAATTAAATGGAATGTAAGTTATTATTTAAATTCTGTTGTTAAAAAATTTGCTAAAATTGGGGATTATGCTCCTGATAATTATTTTTCCCATAATTGGAAACAGAAATTGTTGCTTTGGCATAAAAATGCAATCTCTAAAGTTAAAAAATTTAAAGAAGATTATGCAGAATACATTTCTTCAGAAGATGAAAAATTTTTTGAAAAATTTTATAATAAACCTGAAACTTTTGAAACGGACACTAAACAAGCTAATGAACGGTATATAAATCAGGAATTAAAGGATAACTCTGATTTATTTGATGATTTGGATGGAAAATCATTAGATTCTCAACAAAGAGAAGCTATTGTCGTTGATGAAGATGCAGTAAAAGTTATTGCAGGTGCTGGAAGTGGTAAAACTTTTACAATTCAAGGTAAAGTTAAATATTTAACTGAAAAAAGAGATGTTGATCCTAGTGAAATTTTAGCAATTTCCTTTTCCAATGCATCTGTTGATGATTTGAAAGAAAGAATTGCGGAACCTATTGATATTAAAACATTTCATAAAGTTGGAAAAGATATTTTAACGCAGTATAATCAATATTCTAGACCTGATACTTCTGCTCTTAAACGTATTATTAAAAGATATCTAACTAAAAAAGCATTGAAAAATGAGGATATAAGTAAAAAGTTAATTGAATTTTTCAGTTTTTATATAAATGTCCCTCCATCTGAGGATGATATTAAATATGAAGGGGATTTGTTAGATTGGCAGGAAGGAGTAGATTTTTCAACATTAAAAAGACGGTTTAAAAATAAACAGAGGGAAACACTAAATAATGAAATTGTAAGAAGTTATGAAGAGTTATATATAGCTAATTTTCTGTTTATTTATGGAATTAAGTATACCTATGAAAAGATTTATTCATATCCTAATAAAAACTTTGAAAGAGAATTTAATAAATTTGAGTCTGTAAAATTTTATAGGCTTATTTGTTTTTTAATTTTTTACAGTTGA
- a CDS encoding RNA-guided pseudouridylation complex pseudouridine synthase subunit Cbf5, with amino-acid sequence MKDFLTKSKSFTNPEYGCAPEEREISDYISHGVINLDKPSGPTSHEIDSWVKRILNLEKSGHGGTLDPKVTGVLPVGLGDATRAIQLLLTAPKEYVCVMTFHHEVDEDKIREVFNEFTGKIFQLPPVKSAVKRELRSRNVYYSTIYEINGRDVLFRIGCEAGTYVRTYCHNIGEAIGVGAHMAELRRTQVGSFTEDNHLSTLQDVTDAYHFYKEDGDESFLRKAIMPMERAADYLPKVVIKDSAVDAICHGANLASGGIAYLSDNIQKNSIVAIETLKGELVASGNSLFSSDEILDLESGFAVNVSKVFMKTDIYPKMWK; translated from the coding sequence ATGAAAGACTTTCTTACAAAATCCAAAAGTTTTACAAATCCTGAATATGGATGTGCTCCTGAAGAACGTGAAATTTCAGATTATATTTCTCATGGTGTTATTAATTTAGATAAACCGTCAGGACCAACTTCTCATGAAATTGATTCATGGGTAAAACGTATTTTAAATTTGGAGAAATCAGGACACGGCGGAACTTTGGATCCAAAAGTTACAGGTGTTTTGCCTGTAGGACTTGGAGATGCAACAAGAGCTATTCAACTTCTTTTAACAGCTCCTAAAGAATATGTTTGTGTAATGACTTTTCATCATGAAGTTGATGAGGATAAAATTCGTGAAGTGTTTAATGAGTTTACAGGTAAAATTTTCCAACTTCCTCCGGTTAAATCAGCAGTTAAACGTGAATTAAGATCACGTAATGTTTATTATTCCACTATCTATGAAATTAATGGTAGGGATGTCTTATTTAGAATAGGCTGTGAAGCTGGAACTTACGTTAGAACTTACTGCCATAATATAGGTGAAGCAATTGGTGTTGGTGCACACATGGCAGAGCTTAGAAGAACACAGGTAGGTTCATTTACAGAGGATAACCATTTATCCACTCTTCAGGATGTTACTGATGCATATCATTTCTACAAAGAAGATGGTGACGAGTCATTTTTAAGAAAAGCTATTATGCCGATGGAGCGAGCTGCAGATTACCTGCCAAAAGTAGTTATTAAAGATTCTGCAGTTGATGCAATATGTCACGGTGCCAACTTGGCCAGTGGGGGAATAGCTTATCTGTCTGACAATATTCAAAAAAATTCCATAGTAGCTATTGAAACACTTAAAGGTGAACTGGTTGCTTCAGGTAATTCTTTATTTAGCAGTGATGAGATTTTAGATTTGGAATCAGGATTTGCTGTTAATGTTTCTAAAGTTTTTATGAAAACAGATATTTATCCTAAAATGTGGAAATAA
- a CDS encoding 50S ribosomal protein L14e, with amino-acid sequence MAAIEVGRVCVKTAGREAGEKCAIVEIIDENFVEVIGESVKNRRCNIAHLEPTADSVDVSGDADSIKAALADL; translated from the coding sequence ATGGCAGCAATTGAAGTAGGAAGAGTTTGTGTTAAAACCGCTGGTAGAGAAGCTGGCGAAAAATGTGCAATCGTAGAAATCATCGACGAAAACTTCGTTGAAGTAATCGGTGAATCTGTTAAAAATAGAAGATGTAACATTGCTCATTTAGAACCAACTGCAGATTCTGTAGATGTTTCTGGTGATGCTGACTCTATTAAAGCAGCTTTAGCTGATTTATAA
- the cmk gene encoding (d)CMP kinase, with amino-acid sequence MIITVGGLAGTGTTTTAELLSEKLGIPFVSSGSIFRAMAEEKGMSVLEFSEFAESNDNIDKEIDKRQAELAKSSENLILEGRLSAYFVEADLKLWLMAPLDVRAQRISQRESKSVDVAKEEIKIREESEALRYLDIHNIDISNLDIYDLMINTDSFDPESITKIILTTLKVI; translated from the coding sequence ATGATAATTACTGTTGGTGGACTGGCTGGAACTGGAACCACAACAACTGCAGAGCTGTTGTCTGAGAAATTAGGTATTCCTTTTGTTTCTTCAGGCTCTATTTTTAGGGCTATGGCTGAAGAAAAAGGCATGTCTGTTCTTGAATTCAGTGAGTTTGCTGAAAGTAATGATAATATCGATAAAGAAATTGATAAAAGACAAGCTGAACTTGCTAAATCTTCAGAGAATTTAATATTGGAAGGAAGACTATCAGCTTATTTTGTTGAAGCTGATTTAAAACTTTGGTTAATGGCACCTCTTGATGTTCGTGCTCAAAGGATTAGTCAAAGAGAATCTAAATCTGTTGATGTGGCTAAAGAAGAAATTAAAATTCGTGAAGAAAGTGAAGCTTTAAGATATTTAGATATTCATAACATAGATATTAGTAATTTAGATATTTATGACTTAATGATTAATACTGACAGTTTTGACCCTGAAAGTATAACAAAAATTATTCTAACAACATTAAAGGTGATATAA
- a CDS encoding 50S ribosomal protein L34e, protein MPANRYRSRSYKRVYKNTPGGENVLRYKKKKPSKHVCAECGKLLHGVPRGRPYEINKLAKSHKRPNRPYGGYLCSSCARKHFKNEARK, encoded by the coding sequence ATGCCTGCAAACAGATATAGGTCAAGATCATATAAAAGAGTTTATAAAAACACTCCTGGCGGAGAAAATGTTTTAAGATACAAAAAGAAAAAACCATCTAAGCATGTTTGTGCTGAATGTGGTAAATTATTACATGGAGTTCCACGTGGACGTCCATATGAAATTAATAAATTAGCAAAATCCCATAAAAGACCTAACCGTCCATATGGTGGGTATTTATGCTCAAGCTGTGCTCGTAAACATTTCAAAAACGAGGCTAGAAAATAA
- a CDS encoding DUF106 domain-containing protein, with protein sequence MIDIFNMVFEALNAIFSPLLALDPNPQNPALTVLVIAFIVSLITTIANKLLVDQDEMNEIQQKMKDYQKEVREAQKSGDGKKLAKLQAQQAEIMQNQSKMMTNSFKPMIVTFIPIILIFFWMRASPISGLVISMPPGAFYVSLAPIWHFIGSFMYGGHSVGYNIGWLFWYFICTFGMSQILRKFLGFKQGF encoded by the coding sequence ATGATTGACATATTTAACATGGTATTTGAGGCACTAAATGCAATATTCAGTCCGTTGCTTGCTTTAGATCCAAATCCTCAAAATCCAGCATTGACTGTTTTAGTTATTGCATTCATTGTTTCATTAATAACTACAATAGCTAATAAATTATTAGTTGACCAAGACGAAATGAATGAAATACAACAGAAAATGAAAGACTACCAAAAAGAAGTTAGGGAAGCTCAAAAATCTGGTGATGGAAAGAAATTAGCTAAACTTCAAGCTCAACAAGCTGAAATTATGCAAAATCAAAGTAAGATGATGACTAATTCTTTCAAACCGATGATTGTTACTTTTATCCCAATTATTTTAATATTCTTTTGGATGAGAGCTTCTCCAATTAGTGGTTTAGTTATCTCTATGCCACCGGGTGCATTTTATGTATCATTAGCTCCGATTTGGCATTTTATTGGTAGTTTTATGTATGGAGGACATTCTGTCGGATATAATATTGGATGGTTATTCTGGTATTTCATATGTACCTTTGGTATGAGTCAAATATTAAGGAAATTTTTAGGTTTCAAACAAGGATTTTAA
- a CDS encoding adenylate kinase — protein MKLVVLTGIPGSGSTTLLNKALEEVDYVHLNYGDIMTEIAIEEKIVDDRDALRKLSPDVQKEIQEKAAKRIKERSESENVIVDTHCTINTPSGFLPGLPIWVLNELQPNLFVMIEANPDEIIYRRLNDDTRSRDIERAKDIQLHQEMNRAASMAYATLTGATVKIIENHDNHLPSTVSKLVDVLNK, from the coding sequence TTGAAATTGGTAGTATTAACAGGTATTCCAGGTTCTGGAAGTACCACTTTGCTTAATAAAGCACTTGAAGAAGTAGATTATGTTCATTTAAATTATGGAGATATAATGACTGAAATCGCAATTGAAGAAAAAATTGTTGATGATAGGGATGCTTTAAGAAAATTATCTCCAGATGTTCAAAAAGAAATTCAAGAAAAAGCAGCAAAAAGAATTAAAGAAAGATCTGAAAGTGAAAATGTTATTGTAGATACTCATTGTACTATTAATACTCCATCCGGATTTTTACCAGGTCTTCCAATTTGGGTTTTAAATGAATTGCAACCTAATCTTTTTGTTATGATTGAAGCTAATCCTGATGAAATTATTTACAGAAGATTAAATGATGATACTCGTTCTAGAGATATTGAAAGAGCAAAAGATATTCAATTACATCAAGAAATGAACAGGGCAGCATCTATGGCTTATGCTACATTAACTGGTGCTACTGTAAAAATTATTGAAAATCACGATAATCATTTACCTTCTACAGTTTCAAAATTAGTGGATGTTTTAAATAAATAG
- the secY gene encoding preprotein translocase subunit SecY, with translation MSSLKVLEPLFRFLPEVKSPVHHEDFNEKLKWTALILVLYFILTEIPLYGLSSAAVDQFAQLRAVMAGSFGSILTLGIGPIVTASIVLQLLVGSKLLDLDLSSPEDKSQYQATQKILSIVFTMFEAGVLVLTGSLVPIDNSYLGVLFLQLVIGAILIIYLDEVISKWGFGSGIGLFIAAGVCEAIIVGTFSFIPGPGGVYGGAIPAFIQSFWSSSIDFSVLIPLIATAAVFFVVVYGESMRVEIPISHGSVRGHGRIRGSVGKYPLKFVYASNMPVILTSALLVNVSLLASVFQKIGFPILGEIVNGKAVSGIALYLSTPNDVSLLVTDPVRVIVYAFFFLLCAVLFSYLWVEISGLNAKKISEQLYKSGIQIPGFRSSKRQLYKILKKYIPALTIISGLYVGIIAFCADLTGALGGGTGVLLTVGIIHKIYEEMAEEQLMSANPVLRKFLGGE, from the coding sequence ATGTCATCATTAAAAGTTTTAGAGCCATTATTTAGGTTTTTACCAGAAGTAAAATCTCCTGTTCATCATGAAGATTTTAATGAAAAACTTAAATGGACTGCTCTTATTTTGGTATTATACTTTATATTAACTGAAATACCATTATATGGTTTGAGTTCTGCAGCAGTGGACCAGTTTGCTCAGTTAAGAGCAGTTATGGCGGGAAGTTTCGGTTCAATTTTAACATTAGGAATTGGACCTATTGTAACTGCTTCAATTGTATTGCAATTATTAGTTGGTTCCAAGTTGTTAGATTTGGATTTGTCTTCTCCTGAGGATAAGTCACAGTATCAGGCCACACAAAAAATATTATCCATCGTCTTCACAATGTTTGAAGCTGGTGTATTGGTATTGACAGGTAGTTTAGTACCAATTGATAATTCATATCTTGGTGTATTATTCCTTCAACTTGTTATTGGAGCAATATTGATAATTTATCTTGATGAAGTTATATCCAAATGGGGATTTGGTAGTGGTATTGGTTTATTTATTGCAGCTGGTGTTTGTGAAGCCATTATTGTAGGTACATTCAGTTTCATACCTGGACCTGGCGGTGTTTATGGTGGAGCAATTCCTGCATTTATCCAATCCTTCTGGTCAAGTTCTATTGACTTTTCAGTATTAATTCCATTAATTGCAACAGCAGCTGTATTCTTTGTTGTTGTATATGGTGAATCTATGAGAGTGGAAATTCCTATTTCTCATGGTTCAGTAAGGGGACATGGAAGAATTAGAGGTTCTGTTGGTAAATATCCATTAAAATTTGTATATGCAAGTAACATGCCTGTTATTTTAACCAGTGCATTGCTTGTAAACGTTTCACTTCTTGCAAGTGTCTTCCAAAAAATTGGTTTCCCAATTTTGGGTGAAATTGTTAACGGTAAGGCTGTAAGCGGTATTGCATTATATTTATCTACACCGAATGATGTTAGTTTATTGGTAACTGATCCTGTTCGTGTAATTGTCTATGCATTTTTCTTCTTACTTTGTGCAGTTTTATTCTCATATCTTTGGGTTGAAATTAGTGGATTAAATGCTAAGAAAATTTCAGAACAACTTTACAAGTCTGGTATTCAGATACCAGGTTTCAGAAGCAGTAAACGTCAATTATATAAAATATTGAAAAAATACATTCCGGCACTTACCATTATAAGTGGTCTTTATGTTGGTATAATTGCATTTTGTGCAGACTTAACTGGAGCATTAGGTGGAGGTACTGGTGTATTGCTTACTGTTGGTATTATACATAAAATATATGAGGAAATGGCTGAAGAACAACTCATGTCAGCAAATCCAGTACTTAGGAAATTTTTAGGAGGAGAATAA
- a CDS encoding uL15m family ribosomal protein, which yields MIRSKRKINKLRGSRSNGGGCTKKRRGAGNKGGRGNAGASKQHWTWTAKFDPDHYGKHGFKRPQKMIKKVNPVNLSYLEEQADNLIESGKASKDGDSIVIDVTELGYDKVLAKGKITKSFIISAPQFSASAIEKIEEMGGEAIEL from the coding sequence ATGATTAGATCAAAACGTAAAATTAATAAACTCAGAGGTTCTAGATCCAACGGTGGAGGCTGTACCAAAAAACGTAGAGGTGCAGGTAACAAAGGTGGTAGAGGTAATGCAGGAGCTTCCAAACAACATTGGACTTGGACTGCAAAATTTGACCCAGACCATTATGGTAAACATGGATTCAAAAGACCTCAAAAAATGATTAAAAAAGTAAATCCAGTTAATTTAAGTTACTTGGAAGAACAAGCTGATAATTTAATTGAAAGCGGTAAAGCATCTAAAGATGGAGATTCCATTGTTATTGATGTTACTGAATTAGGTTATGATAAAGTTTTAGCTAAAGGTAAAATAACTAAATCTTTCATTATTTCAGCACCTCAATTTTCTGCTTCAGCTATTGAAAAAATTGAAGAAATGGGAGGAGAAGCTATCGAATTATAG